A single window of Methanosarcinales archaeon DNA harbors:
- a CDS encoding NAD(P)/FAD-dependent oxidoreductase, with product MIEYDVVVVGAGPAGSMAARYAARTGARTLIIEEHGASGSPVQCTGLVSSKTLHECEVEPGAWIYQKIKGARIFAPDGTGISIGGEKERAYVIDRKIFDRRLLEKAAKAGAHVKMRTKVMELADSHGNKVLRVISNGRKGDIFARVIIGADGVQGSIARWSGLGQVQKVLSGVQIETAYDVADTDHVEVFLGSDVPGFFAWAVPVNEKTARIGLCIDPARTEFNPYEHLQKFLQCNPRMQKRAFPGCSDMIVGCIPLGPQSCTVTNGIIITGDAAGQVKPTSGGGVYMGAICAKIAGEIAGNAALEGNSSVSRLMEYDRSWREAIGRELGIGMRIHQVLGRLNDEDFNELIKFFGEPEVLELINTYGDIDHPSILLGKLATKVKARQMLGAARVVFRALVG from the coding sequence TTGATTGAATATGATGTGGTAGTAGTAGGTGCCGGACCAGCCGGTTCCATGGCGGCCAGGTATGCTGCCAGAACCGGTGCCAGGACGCTGATCATTGAAGAACATGGTGCATCGGGTTCTCCTGTACAGTGCACGGGACTGGTAAGCAGTAAAACCCTTCATGAATGTGAAGTGGAACCAGGCGCATGGATATACCAAAAGATAAAAGGTGCCCGCATATTTGCTCCTGACGGGACAGGTATCTCCATCGGGGGTGAAAAAGAAAGAGCATATGTAATTGACAGGAAAATATTTGACCGCCGCCTGCTGGAGAAGGCTGCTAAGGCGGGCGCCCATGTCAAGATGAGAACAAAAGTAATGGAGCTTGCGGATTCACATGGGAATAAGGTACTGAGAGTTATAAGCAACGGCAGGAAGGGTGACATTTTTGCCAGGGTCATCATTGGTGCTGACGGGGTACAGGGCAGTATTGCCCGATGGAGTGGTTTGGGTCAGGTGCAGAAAGTACTGTCCGGGGTACAGATTGAAACTGCGTATGATGTTGCTGATACTGATCATGTGGAAGTGTTCCTTGGCTCTGATGTGCCCGGATTTTTTGCATGGGCGGTACCTGTGAATGAGAAAACAGCCCGGATTGGACTGTGTATTGATCCGGCAAGAACTGAGTTTAACCCTTATGAGCATCTTCAAAAGTTCCTTCAATGCAATCCAAGGATGCAGAAACGGGCTTTCCCAGGCTGTTCAGATATGATTGTGGGATGCATTCCTTTAGGTCCGCAGTCATGTACAGTAACCAATGGAATAATTATCACCGGAGATGCGGCCGGGCAGGTTAAACCCACTTCAGGGGGCGGGGTTTATATGGGTGCCATCTGTGCGAAGATCGCAGGTGAAATTGCTGGCAATGCTGCACTGGAAGGTAACAGTTCTGTTTCCAGGCTGATGGAGTACGACAGATCATGGCGGGAAGCCATTGGTCGGGAACTGGGAATAGGGATGCGGATCCATCAGGTGTTAGGCCGGCTGAATGATGAGGATTTTAACGAATTGATTAAATTTTTCGGGGAACCTGAAGTGCTGGAGCTGATCAATACCTATGGTGATATCGACCATCCATCGATTTTGCTTGGAAAATTGGCAACAAAGGTAAAGGCAAGGCAAATGCTGGGCGCTGCCAGGGTAGTATTTAGAGCTCTGGTAGGATGA
- a CDS encoding Tfx family DNA-binding protein — MPQEESFLTDRQKQILELRLQGYTQNRIAVILKTTRANVSIIEKRARQNIKRAKATLKEWEQLQSPISIKIIEGTDIMTIPRIIYKEADKNGIKVYENTLDIISKIHENIPEAALHRRANRPINIFISRNGEVSFD, encoded by the coding sequence ATGCCTCAAGAGGAATCTTTCCTTACAGACCGGCAAAAACAGATACTTGAGCTACGCCTGCAGGGATATACCCAGAACAGGATCGCAGTCATTCTGAAAACAACACGCGCCAATGTAAGTATTATAGAAAAAAGGGCACGCCAGAATATAAAGCGGGCAAAAGCCACGTTAAAGGAGTGGGAGCAGCTTCAGTCTCCTATATCAATAAAAATCATAGAGGGTACAGATATAATGACAATCCCCAGAATTATATACAAAGAAGCAGATAAAAACGGGATAAAGGTGTATGAGAATACCCTGGACATTATTTCAAAGATTCATGAGAATATTCCAGAAGCGGCCCTGCATAGGAGAGCTAATCGCCCCATAAACATTTTTATTAGCAGAAATGGTGAGGTTTCATTTGATTGA
- a CDS encoding F420-dependent methylenetetrahydromethanopterin dehydrogenase: MVKVGFIKLGNLGMSQVIDLVLDEIADKEGIEVRSFGTGAKMGKDEAEHTKHFKKYEADFYVMISPNSSAPGPTAAREIWKDKPLIVVSDGPTKKDDRQALQDAGFGYIIMKVDPLIGAKREFLDPVEMASFNSDAMKVLSTCGVVRLIVNAFDAVIDQADAGKDLELPHILVTAQKAIESAGFNNPYAKAKALAALHMADKVAEVNFPACFMLKEVEQVTLTAGAGHEMMRAAAQLAIDAREIEKANDSVYREPHAKKERGYRKKTKLYDKPQ, from the coding sequence ATGGTAAAGGTAGGATTCATTAAATTGGGAAACTTGGGAATGTCCCAGGTAATTGATCTCGTTCTTGACGAGATCGCTGATAAAGAGGGAATAGAGGTAAGGTCATTTGGTACGGGAGCCAAGATGGGGAAGGACGAAGCAGAACATACAAAACACTTCAAAAAATATGAAGCTGATTTCTATGTTATGATCAGTCCTAATTCATCCGCACCCGGTCCAACTGCAGCACGGGAGATCTGGAAGGATAAACCATTAATTGTTGTTTCAGACGGGCCAACTAAGAAAGATGACAGGCAAGCACTGCAGGATGCAGGATTTGGTTATATAATCATGAAGGTAGACCCACTGATTGGTGCTAAAAGGGAATTCCTTGACCCTGTAGAGATGGCCAGTTTCAACAGCGATGCAATGAAGGTATTGTCCACTTGCGGAGTTGTCAGGTTGATCGTCAATGCATTCGATGCTGTCATTGATCAAGCAGATGCAGGTAAAGATCTGGAACTGCCGCATATCCTGGTGACTGCACAAAAAGCAATTGAGAGTGCAGGATTCAACAATCCCTATGCAAAGGCAAAGGCACTGGCCGCCCTTCATATGGCAGATAAGGTGGCAGAAGTTAACTTCCCGGCATGCTTTATGCTAAAAGAGGTAGAGCAGGTTACACTTACAGCTGGAGCAGGTCATGAGATGATGAGGGCTGCAGCTCAACTGGCAATCGATGCCAGGGAGATCGAAAAGGCCAACGACTCTGTGTACAGAGAGCCTCACGCCAAGAAAGAAAGAGGCTACAGGAAAAAGACTAAACTATACGATAAACCACAGTAG
- a CDS encoding FAD synthase: MVRVLATGTFDILHPGHLLYLEEAKKLGDELWVIVARNSMVNHKSKPILPENQRLAMVSALKVVDHAILGDEHDMFKPLEEIHPDIVVLGHDQYFNAEELEEKILSRGINARVVRIISHQSCSTCSTGSIIRLILDRSNRS, translated from the coding sequence TTGGTAAGGGTACTGGCAACTGGAACCTTTGATATACTGCATCCGGGACATCTATTATATCTGGAGGAAGCAAAAAAACTGGGCGATGAGCTCTGGGTAATTGTAGCACGCAATTCCATGGTAAATCATAAATCAAAACCAATCCTACCTGAAAATCAACGACTTGCCATGGTCAGTGCCTTAAAAGTAGTAGACCACGCAATACTTGGGGATGAACATGATATGTTCAAACCGCTGGAAGAGATCCATCCCGATATCGTGGTACTGGGGCATGATCAATATTTCAATGCTGAAGAGCTTGAAGAAAAAATATTATCCAGGGGGATTAATGCCAGAGTTGTCAGGATCATTTCACATCAATCCTGCAGTACTTGCAGTACTGGTTCGATCATTAGATTGATCCTGGATAGATCAAACAGATCATAA
- a CDS encoding DUF2180 family protein has translation MKCYICAQQGKDSDAVGVCIVCGMGVCREHLIREETPVWDGTYPVRLKSDTEHIKRIICPLCHEALKENL, from the coding sequence ATGAAATGTTATATTTGTGCGCAACAGGGAAAAGACTCAGATGCAGTAGGGGTCTGTATAGTGTGTGGCATGGGTGTTTGCCGGGAACATCTAATTAGGGAAGAGACACCGGTCTGGGATGGAACATATCCAGTAAGACTCAAATCAGATACTGAACATATTAAACGAATAATCTGCCCACTATGTCACGAGGCTTTAAAAGAGAATTTGTAA
- a CDS encoding DUF2180 family protein, with the protein MKCYIHDEKNETEEAVAICIVCGMGLCMEHAKRADLQIWEGKYPMPVKIMEKNLPRFICKYCIESIYTVGCE; encoded by the coding sequence TTGAAATGCTATATACATGATGAAAAGAATGAGACTGAAGAAGCAGTGGCAATCTGTATTGTATGCGGGATGGGGTTATGTATGGAACATGCTAAAAGAGCTGACCTGCAAATATGGGAAGGTAAGTATCCTATGCCGGTAAAAATTATGGAAAAAAACTTGCCACGATTCATCTGTAAATATTGTATCGAGTCAATATACACGGTTGGATGTGAATAA
- a CDS encoding sulfite exporter TauE/SafE family protein has product MDPILIAIIIFFLAVLFSMLGLGGALVYVPLLFWLGIPMLVAIPTALLLNGVTSSSAAITYYRKKMIDLNMAAPFVLASTAGAPIGAYFTKFTPTEMLLWILCIILVLAGARMIFSRAGEIDDHSETVSKKERLTIGIGLGFVIGIAAGLLGIGGGVFIVPLLIALGYGTKRASATSAFIVVFSSFSGFFGHIGIGQLDMTLMAYTAVAAFIGGQVGSHLMHSKMKSKTIKQMFGVVLWIMAVKIVSGLW; this is encoded by the coding sequence ATGGACCCCATTCTAATTGCAATAATAATATTCTTCCTGGCAGTCTTATTCTCGATGTTGGGTCTTGGCGGCGCCCTGGTCTACGTGCCCCTGTTATTCTGGCTCGGCATTCCTATGCTGGTGGCAATACCAACGGCTCTGCTGCTGAACGGAGTCACTTCCAGTTCAGCAGCTATCACTTATTACAGAAAGAAAATGATTGATCTGAATATGGCAGCACCTTTTGTATTGGCTTCCACTGCAGGGGCACCCATCGGGGCATATTTTACAAAGTTCACACCCACTGAAATGCTGCTGTGGATACTCTGTATCATACTGGTACTCGCCGGGGCACGCATGATATTTTCCAGGGCGGGGGAAATAGATGACCATTCTGAGACCGTTAGTAAAAAAGAACGCCTTACAATTGGAATTGGTCTTGGGTTCGTGATAGGCATTGCTGCCGGACTGCTGGGGATCGGCGGTGGGGTGTTCATTGTACCTCTGTTGATAGCATTGGGTTACGGGACGAAACGTGCCTCTGCCACCTCGGCGTTCATCGTGGTATTTTCATCATTCTCAGGATTTTTCGGACACATAGGCATAGGACAGCTGGATATGACACTTATGGCTTACACGGCCGTGGCTGCGTTTATTGGAGGACAGGTAGGCTCACACCTTATGCACAGCAAGATGAAATCAAAGACCATTAAGCAGATGTTCGGTGTGGTGTTGTGGATCATGGCTGTAAAAATTGTATCTGGCTTATGGTAG
- a CDS encoding pyruvate, phosphate dikinase → MADKKYVYFFGGEKTEGNATMRNLLGGKGSHLAEMANLGIPVPPGFTITTEVCTEYYNNQKNYPEGVDEQVRQMVARLEDEIGFKFGSNKEPLLLSVRSGARISMPGMMDTVLNLGLNDETVMGLAEEADERFAYDCYRRFINMFGDVVLGIEHNEFETILSAKKEDLGVNNDTELDTEALRDVVQKYKALVKEKSGKDFPLDPNTQLWMSINAVFDSWNTKRAITYRKIHNIPDDWGTAVNVQTMVYGNMGENSGTGVAFTRNPSTGERKFYGEYLMNAQGEDVVAGIRTPHPIEMLRQEMPEVYAQLDDFKERLEQHFKEMEDIEFTIQQGKLYMLQTRTGKRTAAAAVKIAIDMYNEGLITKEEAILKVDPEQLDQLLHPMIDPDEKIKAVAKGLPASPGAAVGKVVFTAEHAEEMAEAGEKVILVRNETSPEDIGGMHAAQGILTVRGGMTSHAAVVARGMGKCCVAGCGAIQIDEGKGLFSVNGHTINEYDYITLNGTTGEVILGQAKLITPDISPNMDKLLSWADGVRTLGVRTNADTPEDSQTARDFGAEGIGLCRTEHMFFGEERIPIVQEMILADTEEMRKLALDKLLPMQRSDFKEIFKVMKGYPVTIRLLDPPLHEFLPKHEDLLEQYFELKATGDTNKIHELEDLMKRVDSLKEFNPMLGHRGCRLGITYPEIYEMQVRAIFEAACELTKEGYEIVPEVMIPLVFHINEFEITRNSAEAVAKQVMSEQGAKLNYLIGTMIELPRAAITADEIAGQAEFFSFGTNDLTQTVFGLSRDDAGKFLPYYLEHGILEHDPFVAIDQNGVGQFIKIGVEKGRSTRPDLKIGICGEHGGEPSSVIFCHNAGLDYVSCSPFRVPIARLAAAHAVLTKAE, encoded by the coding sequence ATGGCAGATAAAAAATATGTGTATTTTTTCGGTGGTGAAAAAACAGAAGGTAATGCCACTATGAGAAACCTACTCGGAGGTAAAGGTTCTCATCTTGCCGAGATGGCAAACTTAGGAATACCTGTACCACCCGGTTTTACAATAACCACAGAGGTTTGTACAGAATATTACAATAACCAGAAGAATTACCCGGAAGGTGTTGATGAACAGGTCAGGCAAATGGTTGCCAGACTTGAGGACGAAATAGGTTTTAAATTCGGCAGCAATAAAGAACCACTTTTATTATCGGTCCGCTCAGGCGCTCGAATATCCATGCCCGGTATGATGGATACGGTATTGAACCTGGGACTCAACGACGAGACTGTAATGGGCCTTGCAGAAGAAGCTGATGAGCGGTTCGCTTATGATTGCTACAGGCGTTTCATCAACATGTTCGGTGATGTGGTATTGGGGATCGAACATAATGAGTTCGAAACCATATTGTCTGCCAAGAAGGAGGATCTGGGCGTAAACAATGACACTGAACTTGATACTGAAGCTCTCCGTGATGTAGTGCAAAAGTACAAAGCATTGGTCAAAGAAAAATCAGGTAAGGATTTTCCACTTGATCCCAATACCCAATTGTGGATGTCCATCAATGCGGTATTTGATTCGTGGAATACCAAACGTGCCATTACCTACAGGAAGATACATAATATCCCTGACGACTGGGGTACTGCGGTCAATGTCCAGACAATGGTCTACGGCAATATGGGCGAGAACTCCGGAACTGGAGTGGCATTCACCCGCAATCCATCCACAGGTGAAAGAAAGTTCTATGGAGAGTATCTTATGAACGCTCAGGGTGAGGATGTGGTGGCAGGTATCAGGACCCCCCATCCCATAGAGATGTTAAGGCAGGAAATGCCGGAAGTATATGCCCAATTGGATGACTTTAAAGAACGTCTTGAGCAGCATTTCAAAGAGATGGAAGATATCGAGTTCACTATCCAGCAGGGTAAACTCTACATGCTCCAAACAAGGACTGGAAAACGTACAGCTGCGGCTGCAGTAAAGATTGCCATTGATATGTATAATGAAGGACTTATCACCAAGGAAGAGGCCATACTAAAAGTCGACCCGGAACAATTGGACCAGCTCTTACATCCCATGATCGACCCCGATGAAAAAATAAAAGCTGTGGCTAAAGGGCTTCCTGCATCCCCGGGTGCAGCCGTGGGAAAAGTGGTATTTACGGCAGAACATGCAGAAGAGATGGCCGAAGCCGGTGAAAAGGTGATCCTGGTCCGAAACGAGACCTCCCCTGAAGATATCGGAGGCATGCATGCCGCCCAGGGTATACTTACAGTAAGAGGAGGAATGACCTCTCATGCTGCTGTGGTGGCACGAGGCATGGGGAAGTGCTGCGTGGCTGGTTGCGGGGCCATCCAGATCGATGAAGGCAAGGGGCTTTTTTCTGTAAACGGTCATACAATTAATGAATACGATTACATTACATTAAACGGCACCACAGGAGAGGTTATCCTGGGACAGGCTAAACTTATTACACCTGATATCAGCCCAAACATGGACAAACTGCTCTCATGGGCCGATGGTGTCAGGACATTGGGTGTCAGGACAAATGCAGATACCCCTGAGGATTCACAGACTGCCAGGGATTTCGGGGCTGAAGGTATTGGGTTGTGCCGTACTGAACACATGTTCTTCGGAGAAGAGAGGATACCTATTGTACAGGAAATGATCCTGGCTGATACCGAAGAAATGAGAAAACTAGCACTTGATAAATTACTGCCAATGCAGAGAAGTGATTTCAAAGAGATATTCAAAGTAATGAAGGGATATCCGGTTACTATACGCCTCCTTGATCCGCCTTTGCACGAATTCTTGCCAAAACATGAGGATCTGCTGGAGCAATATTTTGAATTAAAAGCCACCGGTGACACCAACAAAATCCATGAACTGGAAGATCTGATGAAAAGGGTTGATTCCCTTAAGGAGTTCAATCCCATGCTCGGGCACAGGGGATGCAGACTCGGCATCACATATCCGGAGATATACGAGATGCAGGTCAGGGCAATCTTCGAAGCTGCATGCGAATTAACAAAAGAAGGATATGAGATTGTTCCAGAGGTCATGATACCACTGGTATTTCACATTAATGAATTTGAGATTACCAGAAATAGTGCTGAAGCAGTGGCAAAACAGGTAATGTCCGAGCAAGGTGCAAAACTGAATTATCTTATAGGCACCATGATCGAACTGCCCAGGGCAGCTATTACAGCCGATGAGATTGCGGGCCAGGCAGAATTTTTCAGTTTCGGCACCAATGACCTTACACAGACCGTATTCGGTTTAAGCCGTGACGATGCTGGCAAATTCTTGCCGTACTATCTTGAGCACGGAATATTGGAGCATGATCCGTTCGTGGCTATTGACCAAAATGGTGTGGGCCAGTTTATTAAAATAGGTGTGGAAAAGGGCAGATCAACAAGGCCAGACCTCAAGATAGGGATATGTGGTGAGCATGGTGGTGAGCCCAGCAGTGTGATATTCTGTCACAATGCAGGACTTGATTACGTGAGTTGTTCTCCATTTAGAGTACCAATCGCCAGACTTGCTGCTGCACACGCGGTACTAACGAAGGCTGAATAA
- a CDS encoding DUF2098 domain-containing protein → MPEIIECESGSFRVVDAHGHDIEVGSPVRYGGTGTKGHVIEIVRDEEGAWAIIDSTNLLYRLESLTILDELETKPEMGERKFSTEEIQEVLDKAEENAKEAKLDDSNLEAGG, encoded by the coding sequence ATGCCTGAAATCATAGAATGTGAATCTGGATCATTCCGTGTGGTGGATGCACACGGTCATGACATTGAGGTAGGCAGTCCTGTGAGATATGGGGGAACAGGCACTAAAGGACATGTAATAGAAATCGTCCGCGATGAAGAAGGTGCCTGGGCTATTATAGATTCCACTAATCTGCTGTATCGACTTGAATCTCTAACGATTCTGGATGAATTGGAAACAAAGCCAGAAATGGGAGAAAGAAAATTCTCAACTGAAGAGATCCAGGAAGTGCTTGATAAAGCAGAAGAAAATGCAAAAGAAGCCAAACTTGATGATTCAAATCTTGAAGCTGGCGGATAG